A genomic stretch from Marinimicrobium sp. C6131 includes:
- the rpsF gene encoding 30S ribosomal protein S6 → MRHYEIVFMVHPDQSEQVPGMIERYTASVKNSGGQVHRLEDWGRRQMAYSINKIHKAHYVLMNVECTEEALEELTTNFRYNDAVLRNLVIREDEAITEESPILKADKDARERTAKQSRPARREEGNDNSDDDSSDEESEAETEKQGE, encoded by the coding sequence ATGCGTCATTACGAAATCGTCTTTATGGTCCATCCCGACCAGAGCGAGCAAGTGCCCGGCATGATCGAGCGCTATACCGCCAGCGTCAAAAACAGCGGTGGCCAGGTTCACCGTCTGGAAGACTGGGGTCGCCGTCAAATGGCATACTCCATCAACAAAATCCACAAGGCTCACTATGTGCTCATGAACGTTGAGTGCACTGAGGAAGCCCTGGAAGAGTTGACCACCAACTTCCGCTACAACGATGCTGTCCTGCGTAACCTCGTGATTCGCGAAGACGAAGCCATCACCGAAGAATCTCCGATCCTCAAGGCTGACAAAGATGCCCGCGAGCGCACTGCCAAGCAGAGCCGTCCGGCACGCCGTGAAGAAGGTAATGACAACTCTGACGACGATAGCTCGGACGAAGAGTCAGAAGCCGAAACCGAAAAGCAGGGGGAATAA
- the rpsR gene encoding 30S ribosomal protein S18, which yields MARFFRRRKFCRFTAEGVKRIDYKDLETLKAYITETGKIVPSRITGTKAKYQRQLSSAIKRARYLALIPYTDSHE from the coding sequence ATGGCACGTTTTTTCCGTCGTCGCAAGTTTTGCCGTTTCACCGCCGAAGGCGTGAAGCGTATTGATTACAAAGATCTGGAAACGCTGAAGGCGTACATCACCGAAACCGGTAAGATTGTACCCAGCCGTATCACCGGAACCAAAGCCAAGTACCAGCGCCAGCTGTCCTCAGCGATCAAGCGCGCCCGCTACCTGGCCCTGATTCCGTACACCGACAGCCACGAGTAA